A region of the Bradysia coprophila strain Holo2 unplaced genomic scaffold, BU_Bcop_v1 contig_232, whole genome shotgun sequence genome:
ACTGTAACGTACCTTAAGTATCGTAGAAAATCGGACGTATGAGAATTTACGTATTTAGATCTGAAGAGTTGTCCGTTGTCGATAAACGAACTGATTGGAGTATCATGTGCATAAGTCCATAAATTCACATTGCGTAAATGAACATTTGTGTATGATTCCAATGCACGTAAAGTCGGCGCTTTGGCTGTATTATTGGAGAATCCAACAGGCGACGCAAACAGTAGAAACACATCCCATGTAGGATTTGCTAAAGCTGATGATAAAAATACGATCTTTTTTAGTCAACACAAACTTAAACTTGAATCATCCAATGTTTCGTCGATGATTCAAGTTTACGAATAAAACTCACCAGCCGATTCGATTGCACAGCCTTGTCTGAAAGGAAACGAATAATCAAATTTACTGTGACTGAATCACGTTTTGTTTCTCGCATACCGTGCATTCAGTGTGGCAATTCCATTGGAGCAAGACGTTTCATggaaaaaaacacttttgcCCAAGCTCGGCTTTCTCGTTGCCGTCATAATATCCGGCAGCAGTTGAATATTGTACTCTTCGACATTGACATGATTCGAGAAACATCTTCGAGCCATACGCTCACTGCTGTTCGACCATAAACTTATCGTAACAACAAGAACAATTATTGTTAGGCTGATGAATGCTTTGTACAGAAAGTGTTGCTTCATAAATGTTGATACCATGAAACGAACCATCTAACaagtaataaaaataaattaaaatgggaaattcaaacaataaagttatttcaatgaattgttggttcttaaacattttaaaattggatTGTAAGGAATTACACAAATGAATATCGCATTTTATCGCTGAAATGTTTACATTATTTACACTCACCTTTAACATCCACATTCCTTTCTAGTTATCTAGAGCACGCGTAGTTTTCAGTCAATCTAACTAATTCATCGCCTCTCTGCTAATTAGGCCATAAATATTTCTAATTATAACTCTCCTGGCGGACGGGCGGAGGGCGGATACTGAACTAGGCCACGTACTTTAGACTACTCGTTCACAATTATCGTTTCCTTTAATTCTGATCAAAGTTGAGCATTGAATGATATGATAATTAAAAGCCAACACTTGCCATAAGTATCTACTCTTAGTTTAacatttgtttatgtttacaaCCCACAACACAAGTCGAGTACTGATTGTCATTGTGAGAGAGCGAATACCTTTCGAACCTGGATTCAAAGACACTCTAAAACTAATGCAGTGTATGTGTATGAGTGTAAATACGATCGGTGTGTATTATGTGTTTTTTAATGAGCCTCCGCAGAAAAGCTCAGCACGGAGATGCAAGTTTTTCATTCTTTGATTAATAATTCATTGCGGTTTCAATAgttccaatttttcaatatttataattggaaataaacaaaacatatATATAGTCTCTGTGGACTCCACATTCTTTTTTATAGATGAATTCTTTGAATCAGATCAgtatcaatttaatttcattgcgcaaaaaagaaaaatgaagaaggAAACCAAGGAAACGCTTGTTGGActaaagcaaaataaaagtacgaaattaattatttaaaacttGTGTTCACGTGAATCCTACGAACCCGATAAGTACAGAAAAGGTTAAAACCTTAGAGTAATCATACCTAAAGAGGAAATTACGAAcagaattacgtaaaatttgtggtcccaacatgaaatacgtacaatcgctaaaccgaactggtgtgcatacgttattttgctccagctggtcacatacaattccataCAATGGCACaacagttcggtttagcgattgtaatatttgatagtgtgaGTTTTTCCCTACTAAATTTATGGACAAATTAgcgcaaaaaatttaaatgtgccTAGaaggatttttaattttttttaaaacaatttgagAACCTTTTACATACAGTTACCACCGATATCAACAAACACAATATTGGGCCAATATTGGGCTTCAGTCTCATTTGAAGGAAAACTACAAATCAACAGCTATAAACTCGAGCCATTTTTTATAATGCGCATAAAATTACCGGAAAAATGAGCAGGCATTTCCCTTGACTCCTTTACTTTGGCATACCCTAATGAAGCACGTTTGCAccatattttataatttcaaaattatttcaaaatagtGGTACGCGTTTTGGAAAATAGAAAACTGacaactatcaaaattttcaacgccTACATGTGTTAGTGAAAATCTCTacataaaattatacgaaatgtgaattttacacaaactgatgtcgggaccacattttatcgtacgaaatacctcTCTAGGTATGATTACTCTAAGGTTAAAACACGCCGCCACAGTGGTACGTAATTACGTACGTAATACGGAGATTACGATTGCCACTCCTAATATAATGCTTGATTTCATCTTACGCCGTTTACGctccgtttacgttttaaacaataaaaaagaggcgTGGCTTAGCTAAACGGAGTAAGATGAAACTAAGCATAAGTTGCCATAAAACCTGAAAATCATATTAAAATTCTCCTTGCAAAGTATATGGAtagtcaacttataatttacaattttgggTGGTAAAATCTGTTAAAACTAACATACAGTGGCAGTGATATTTCAGCATgattttgcttcagctgtttttcagctgatccacacacaCAATCAAAACAGTTTacacttgtttatacggttgaagctggtACACGCACGAGttgtagtggtaaaaccgtataaaatatgtcaatcgtgcatttgtgaaaatttttcaaatcctCCTCCAAAATTGGATCTCATCGAAAGTCGTGCCGCGGTAGGTTCATGGTGTCATGGAAAGTAGAGGTCACTACCTACCCAACGACACCCATATCTTCCAAGTCTATcattgtatttttttaaacactctccaaaagttggaatttttatcccctaaaatagctattgcaccacatacacgaaaaatttcgaaatttttgaaaggtCCTCAACACCTCTGCCAACCACCATAATTGTAAGATTATGTCAGATAAAT
Encoded here:
- the LOC119077116 gene encoding lactosylceramide 4-alpha-galactosyltransferase yields the protein MWMLKMVRFMVSTFMKQHFLYKAFISLTIIVLVVTISLWSNSSERMARRCFSNHVNVEEYNIQLLPDIMTATRKPSLGKSVFFHETSCSNGIATLNARQGCAIESAALANPTWDVFLLFASPVGFSNNTAKAPTLRALESYTNVHLRNVNLWTYAHDTPISSFIDNGQLFRSKYVNSHTSDFLRYLSLYKWGGTYLDLDVIVKKSFDPIEPNYAGAESENFVAAGLINFDHTNVGHQIAEHCLSEFENNFDGGDWGNNGPGVITRVLQKICQTKNPSMMTRARCKGFNVFPVDKVYAVGWKDWRYFFEEKYSERTMKMTSDSIAIHVWNKHSSVQSIPVGSKAAYSLLAAKYCPKVFESSGEFF